A region of Maridesulfovibrio sp. DNA encodes the following proteins:
- a CDS encoding 1-propanol dehydrogenase PduQ, which produces MTQFYGKTKICYGEDALDNLESLPATRAFIVTDSFMVKTGFADRIRTHLDRNGIPYIIFDEVEPDPSLETVTRGAQIFLKNQADLIIALGGGSPIDAAKSISFFAGKALEGKTKPTLVAIPTTSGTGAEVTSIAVVTDKVNEVKIPLNDEMLIPDMAILDARFTRTLPPHVTAATGMDVLTHAIEAYTSRQANAFTSIYARYAIRYVFKYLQRAYLNGDDMDAREHMLLGSCMAGMAFNNSGLGITHSVAHSLGGIFHVPHGLANAVVLPHVIKFNSFDVGIRYHEIATMLKLPAETVEEGTRSLIDAVCELNESMGIPNNIGALKIDENVFRSSLNTIARNVLDDICTAGNPRIPSRDDVKELLLKAW; this is translated from the coding sequence GTGACACAGTTCTACGGCAAAACAAAAATCTGCTACGGAGAGGATGCTCTGGATAATCTGGAGAGTCTTCCGGCAACGCGGGCTTTTATTGTTACTGATTCCTTTATGGTCAAGACCGGATTTGCGGACCGGATTCGCACCCATCTGGACCGCAACGGGATCCCCTATATTATTTTTGATGAAGTCGAGCCTGATCCTTCCCTGGAGACCGTTACCAGGGGAGCACAGATTTTTCTTAAAAATCAGGCAGACCTGATTATTGCTCTCGGCGGCGGCTCACCCATTGATGCGGCCAAATCCATTTCTTTTTTTGCAGGAAAAGCTTTGGAAGGAAAGACCAAGCCTACACTGGTCGCCATTCCCACCACCAGCGGAACAGGGGCTGAAGTTACCAGCATTGCCGTGGTCACCGATAAGGTTAATGAGGTCAAGATTCCTCTCAATGACGAAATGCTTATCCCGGATATGGCGATTCTTGATGCCCGTTTTACCCGTACCCTTCCGCCACATGTAACTGCGGCAACAGGCATGGATGTGCTGACTCACGCCATTGAAGCTTACACCTCCCGTCAGGCCAATGCCTTTACTTCCATCTATGCAAGATACGCTATCCGCTACGTGTTCAAGTATCTCCAGCGGGCCTATCTCAACGGTGACGATATGGATGCACGCGAACACATGCTGCTCGGTTCCTGCATGGCTGGCATGGCTTTTAATAACAGCGGGTTGGGCATAACCCATTCCGTCGCCCATTCTCTGGGTGGAATATTCCATGTGCCGCATGGCCTTGCGAATGCGGTTGTTCTGCCCCACGTAATCAAGTTCAACAGTTTTGACGTGGGTATCCGTTACCACGAGATAGCCACTATGCTGAAATTGCCTGCGGAAACTGTTGAAGAAGGCACCAGATCCCTGATCGACGCGGTATGTGAACTCAACGAATCTATGGGCATTCCAAATAATATCGGTGCATTGAAGATTGATGAAAATGTTTTCCGTTCCAGCCTGAATACCATTGCCCGTAACGTGCTCGATGACATCTGCACTGCAGGCAACCCCAGAATTCCTTCCCGTGATGATGTAAAGGAACTTCTGCTCAAGGCTTGGTAG
- a CDS encoding BMC domain-containing protein — protein MSSLNALGMVETKGLVGSVEAADAMVKAANVQLMGREQVGGGLVTVMVRGDVGAVKAAVDAGAAAAERVGELRSVHVIPRPHSEVEVILPKCAVK, from the coding sequence ATGTCATCTCTCAACGCTCTCGGAATGGTTGAAACCAAAGGACTCGTCGGTTCAGTAGAAGCAGCCGATGCCATGGTCAAAGCAGCAAATGTTCAGCTCATGGGCCGTGAACAGGTCGGCGGCGGACTCGTAACCGTAATGGTTCGCGGCGATGTTGGGGCTGTTAAAGCTGCTGTTGACGCAGGTGCTGCCGCAGCTGAAAGAGTCGGCGAACTGCGCAGTGTACACGTTATTCCCCGTCCTCACAGCGAAGTGGAAGTTATTCTTCCCAAATGTGCTGTAAAATAA
- a CDS encoding BMC domain-containing protein yields the protein MDTLGIVESISIASGVRMADAMMKAADVELVRAAPICSGRYLIFVSGERAAVAASVEAAEQDGSRLKGSFVISSLSPEVSAVLKNAVPLENVRAIGVIECRNVSAGVVAADVAVKRSGIELARFVAGQGINGKSYFVMSGDVAAVQEAADAASATLGNNLVEAVVIPGPDASVVKALVRGTR from the coding sequence ATGGATACGCTGGGCATAGTTGAGAGTATAAGCATTGCCTCCGGGGTGCGCATGGCCGATGCCATGATGAAGGCTGCGGATGTGGAACTTGTTCGCGCTGCTCCCATTTGTTCCGGCAGATACCTGATTTTTGTTTCCGGTGAACGCGCTGCGGTGGCAGCCAGTGTTGAAGCAGCAGAGCAGGACGGCAGCAGGCTCAAGGGCAGTTTCGTTATCTCCAGCCTTTCCCCGGAAGTTTCTGCCGTACTAAAAAACGCTGTTCCGTTGGAAAATGTGCGGGCTATCGGGGTTATTGAATGCCGTAATGTTTCGGCGGGCGTGGTGGCGGCAGATGTTGCGGTCAAGCGTTCCGGTATTGAACTGGCCCGCTTTGTTGCCGGGCAGGGCATCAACGGCAAATCATATTTCGTTATGAGCGGCGATGTAGCTGCGGTTCAGGAAGCCGCGGATGCTGCATCCGCCACTTTGGGCAACAATCTTGTTGAGGCGGTCGTCATCCCCGGACCCGACGCCTCGGTCGTAAAGGCCTTAGTAAGGGGAACGAGGTAA
- a CDS encoding EutN/CcmL family microcompartment protein, with amino-acid sequence MIICKVVGNVWATRKKDELSGEKLMVVQRLDIEGKGSDEIFVAVDCVGAGIGEQVLVTTGSSARMSLRNHEAPVDASIVAIIDEVQAQV; translated from the coding sequence ATGATTATCTGCAAAGTTGTCGGCAATGTCTGGGCCACCCGCAAAAAGGATGAATTGAGCGGGGAGAAGCTGATGGTTGTTCAGCGGCTTGATATCGAAGGAAAGGGCAGTGATGAAATTTTCGTAGCTGTGGACTGCGTGGGCGCAGGGATCGGCGAGCAGGTTCTGGTAACTACCGGAAGCTCGGCACGTATGTCTCTACGTAATCATGAAGCTCCGGTGGATGCATCCATCGTGGCCATCATCGATGAAGTTCAGGCACAGGTGTAA
- the eutJ gene encoding ethanolamine utilization protein EutJ: MDFSAIDRQISDLESCIENTVPVTHDEELFVGVDLGTAYIVVVVLNSRKEPVACAMEFARVIKDGLVVDYMGATRITRKLVGELEERLGRKLERAAIAVPPGTGKKDVTTHQYVVEGAGLEVTNVLDEPTAANAVLGLENGVIVDIGGGTTGLSVLEDGEVVYVADEPTGGTHVTLVLSGNYKVSFEEAEDLKKVKERHAEILPVVRPVVQKMGTIVKAHIKDRDISAIYLVGGTCCLKDMEKVVEKEVGIPVYKPANPFLVTPLGIALNC, translated from the coding sequence ATGGATTTTTCAGCAATTGACCGGCAGATCAGCGACCTTGAAAGCTGCATTGAGAACACCGTTCCTGTCACACATGACGAGGAGCTTTTTGTGGGTGTGGACCTCGGTACCGCCTACATTGTGGTGGTGGTTCTGAACAGCAGGAAGGAACCTGTGGCCTGCGCCATGGAATTTGCACGGGTCATCAAGGACGGTCTGGTTGTTGATTACATGGGCGCCACCCGTATCACCCGTAAGCTGGTGGGCGAGCTTGAAGAAAGATTGGGCCGCAAGCTGGAGCGCGCCGCCATAGCGGTTCCTCCCGGTACCGGGAAAAAGGACGTTACCACTCACCAGTACGTTGTCGAAGGTGCCGGGCTTGAAGTGACCAATGTTCTGGATGAACCTACCGCGGCAAATGCTGTGCTCGGACTCGAAAACGGTGTCATTGTCGACATCGGCGGCGGCACCACCGGGCTTTCTGTATTGGAAGATGGCGAAGTTGTTTACGTAGCTGACGAACCCACTGGCGGAACCCATGTAACGCTGGTTCTCTCCGGTAACTACAAGGTCAGCTTTGAAGAAGCCGAAGACCTTAAAAAGGTTAAGGAACGCCATGCCGAGATTCTGCCTGTTGTTCGTCCGGTGGTCCAGAAAATGGGCACCATCGTCAAGGCACACATCAAGGATCGCGATATTTCAGCCATCTACCTTGTGGGCGGTACCTGCTGCCTCAAGGACATGGAAAAAGTGGTGGAAAAGGAAGTGGGCATCCCGGTCTACAAACCGGCCAACCCGTTTCTCGTAACCCCGCTGGGCATCGCCCTGAATTGTTAA
- a CDS encoding phosphate propanoyltransferase produces MNEQVINNIMEGVIKGVIDQLKTEVPHVSVSTGASEPIPVELSARHVHLSEQDALELFGKPLTPVRELSQPGQFLCEERVRLIGPKGVMDNVAVLGPARSSSQVEISNTEARTLGIKAPVRQSGDVTGTPGIILASQTGIVGLEEGVIVAARHIHMAPEDGEKFGVKDNDRVCVRLESDRPVILEDVVCRVHPEFKLAMHIDPDEGNSAGWNKSVTGKIVR; encoded by the coding sequence ATGAACGAACAAGTCATCAACAATATCATGGAAGGGGTCATCAAGGGCGTTATTGACCAACTGAAGACCGAAGTTCCGCATGTGTCCGTATCCACCGGAGCGAGTGAACCCATCCCCGTGGAGCTTTCCGCCCGTCACGTTCACCTCAGCGAGCAGGACGCTCTTGAACTCTTCGGCAAGCCCCTGACCCCGGTACGCGAACTTTCTCAGCCCGGTCAGTTCCTTTGCGAAGAGCGTGTGCGGCTCATCGGACCCAAAGGTGTGATGGATAACGTTGCCGTGCTCGGACCCGCGCGTTCCTCTTCACAGGTAGAAATTTCCAACACCGAAGCCCGTACTCTCGGTATTAAGGCCCCGGTCCGCCAATCCGGCGATGTTACCGGAACTCCCGGCATCATCCTCGCTTCACAGACCGGAATAGTCGGTCTCGAAGAAGGAGTTATCGTTGCTGCCCGCCATATCCACATGGCTCCTGAAGATGGCGAGAAGTTCGGCGTTAAAGACAACGACCGCGTATGTGTTCGCCTTGAAAGCGACCGCCCGGTTATCCTTGAAGACGTGGTTTGCCGCGTTCATCCCGAGTTCAAGCTGGCTATGCACATCGATCCCGATGAAGGCAACAGCGCAGGCTGGAACAAGTCCGTAACCGGTAAGATTGTTAGATAA
- the eutM gene encoding ethanolamine utilization microcompartment protein EutM, which yields MSSLNALGMIETKGLVGAVEAADAMVKAANVTLVGKTQVGGGLVTVMVRGDVGAVKAATDAGAAAAQNVGELISVHVIPRPHGEVEIILPKAEG from the coding sequence ATGTCCTCATTGAACGCACTGGGTATGATTGAAACCAAAGGTCTCGTTGGCGCAGTAGAAGCCGCTGACGCAATGGTAAAAGCAGCAAACGTAACTCTGGTTGGTAAGACTCAGGTTGGCGGCGGTCTCGTAACCGTTATGGTTCGTGGCGATGTAGGTGCTGTTAAAGCAGCAACCGACGCAGGCGCTGCTGCTGCACAGAACGTTGGTGAACTCATCAGCGTACACGTTATCCCCCGCCCCCACGGCGAAGTTGAAATCATCCTTCCTAAAGCTGAAGGTTAA
- a CDS encoding acetaldehyde dehydrogenase (acetylating): MVDKDLLSIQEARSLVRAAKKAQAELAEMTQEKIDGIVKAISEAAYAQAETLGAIAVEETGYGKVADKTAKNVLASQKLWEAIKDMKTVGILNEDKEKKVTEVAVPMGVIAGIVPSTNPTSTTIYKAMISLKSGNAIVFTPHPSAKKCIGKTVEIIRNVLHECGVNEDLVSVMSVPTIQGSGELMKVADLILATGGPGMVKAAYSSGTPALGVGAGNVPAYIERTADIEDAVAKIFKSKTFDNGTICASEQSIVTEACIAEKVKAAVVANGGFFLQGEDLTKVKAIMERGNGSMNPAIVGRDAQFIAKLAGITIPAGTRVLLSDEKGVGQKFPFSKEKLTALLGFYVVEDWKEACELCHALLENCGIGHSLAIHSRNEEVIREFGLKKPVSRIMVNTPSTHGGVGLSTSLFPSFTLGCGTVGGSATSDNVTPLNLMNVRRIAYDLGNTCCESAPASHASDSDSIDVQAITAMIVEQLKQMV, encoded by the coding sequence ATGGTAGACAAAGATTTATTGTCCATTCAGGAAGCCCGTTCACTGGTTCGTGCCGCCAAAAAAGCTCAGGCTGAGCTGGCTGAAATGACCCAGGAAAAAATTGACGGCATTGTAAAGGCCATATCCGAGGCAGCTTATGCTCAGGCTGAGACCCTTGGGGCTATAGCTGTTGAAGAAACCGGATACGGTAAGGTTGCGGATAAAACAGCAAAAAACGTTCTTGCCAGCCAGAAGCTCTGGGAAGCTATCAAGGACATGAAGACTGTTGGTATCCTCAATGAAGACAAGGAAAAAAAGGTAACTGAGGTTGCAGTCCCCATGGGAGTAATTGCAGGTATCGTTCCTTCTACCAACCCGACTTCAACAACTATCTACAAAGCCATGATTTCGCTGAAGTCCGGGAACGCAATTGTGTTCACCCCGCATCCCAGTGCCAAGAAATGCATTGGCAAAACAGTGGAGATCATCCGTAATGTCCTTCACGAATGCGGCGTAAATGAAGATTTGGTCAGCGTAATGAGTGTGCCTACCATTCAGGGCAGCGGTGAACTTATGAAAGTTGCCGACCTTATTCTTGCAACCGGCGGTCCGGGCATGGTTAAGGCTGCATACAGCTCCGGAACTCCGGCTCTCGGCGTAGGAGCAGGCAATGTTCCCGCTTACATCGAAAGAACTGCGGATATTGAAGATGCTGTAGCCAAAATCTTCAAAAGTAAAACTTTCGACAACGGTACTATCTGCGCATCAGAGCAGTCTATCGTAACCGAAGCCTGCATCGCTGAAAAAGTAAAAGCTGCAGTTGTTGCTAACGGCGGTTTTTTCCTGCAGGGCGAAGACCTGACCAAAGTAAAAGCGATTATGGAACGCGGAAACGGTTCAATGAACCCCGCGATCGTAGGTCGCGATGCACAGTTCATTGCCAAACTGGCCGGAATAACTATTCCAGCCGGAACCCGTGTTCTTCTTTCTGATGAAAAAGGAGTTGGACAGAAGTTTCCTTTTTCCAAGGAAAAACTCACTGCACTTCTCGGTTTTTACGTTGTTGAAGATTGGAAAGAAGCATGTGAACTCTGCCATGCTCTGCTTGAAAATTGCGGTATCGGCCATTCTCTCGCCATCCATTCCCGCAACGAAGAAGTTATTCGCGAGTTCGGTCTTAAGAAACCTGTTTCCAGAATTATGGTTAACACTCCGTCCACTCACGGCGGTGTAGGCCTCTCTACCTCTCTCTTCCCCTCCTTTACCCTTGGTTGCGGTACTGTTGGTGGAAGTGCCACTTCCGATAACGTTACTCCGCTCAATCTCATGAACGTGAGAAGGATTGCTTACGATCTCGGAAACACTTGCTGCGAATCAGCTCCCGCGTCCCACGCATCCGATTCCGATTCCATCGACGTACAGGCCATCACAGCCATGATCGTCGAGCAGCTGAAACAGATGGTATAG
- a CDS encoding BMC domain-containing protein, with protein MNALGFIETKGLLAAIEGADAMLKAAEVILLEKNFSGGGLVTISVTGEVSAVQASVEAGTAAIRRIEGSELVSHHVIARPYDEISKIIATSAPVAAEVKEISRETAPSPVSADEQVQPAPVEVKAEVEESQKEESETPAVQESAPEAPVVSEIKENEPQYKAAELRKMKISKVRQIARSLEGISMTNEEVKKATKKTLIDEIINVTRQIEE; from the coding sequence ATGAACGCACTTGGATTTATTGAAACAAAAGGGCTGCTGGCTGCCATCGAAGGGGCGGATGCCATGCTTAAGGCCGCTGAAGTTATCCTTTTGGAAAAGAATTTTTCCGGCGGCGGACTGGTGACTATCTCCGTAACCGGGGAAGTTTCCGCAGTACAGGCTTCTGTTGAAGCAGGCACTGCTGCCATCAGACGTATTGAAGGCTCAGAGTTGGTTTCGCATCATGTGATTGCCCGTCCCTATGATGAAATCAGCAAGATTATCGCTACCAGCGCGCCAGTCGCAGCAGAAGTAAAAGAAATTTCTCGGGAAACAGCACCATCGCCCGTTTCTGCGGATGAGCAGGTTCAGCCTGCTCCTGTGGAAGTAAAAGCTGAAGTGGAAGAATCTCAGAAAGAGGAATCTGAAACTCCGGCAGTGCAGGAGTCGGCACCGGAAGCTCCGGTCGTTTCCGAAATAAAGGAAAATGAACCCCAGTATAAGGCTGCTGAACTCAGGAAAATGAAAATCAGTAAGGTTCGGCAGATAGCCCGAAGCTTGGAAGGTATTTCCATGACTAATGAAGAAGTCAAGAAAGCCACCAAGAAGACTCTTATTGACGAGATTATAAATGTTACCAGGCAGATAGAGGAGTAA
- the cutD gene encoding choline TMA-lyase-activating enzyme has protein sequence MIERKAQIFNVQKYNMHDGPGVRTLVFFQGCPLRCEWCSNPEGQYKKYQILYKKDQCVNCGTCVSVCPAGVHKINAAGKHFIDRDVECIGCRKCEEACLKNAMAIVGESKTISELLDIVEEDRPFYETSGGGVTLGGGEVLAQPEAAASLLQACKQRGINTAIETCGYARPEVFEKVAGYVDLFLFDVKHMNSERHRELTGVRNEMILGNLIWLLENRYNVKIRMPMLKGVNDGEDEIRQLVELLMPYQDLKNFKGVDLLPYHKMGVNKYTQLGWEYPVEGDPKLSDADLEHIERVISQYNFPVSVVRH, from the coding sequence GTGATTGAAAGAAAAGCTCAGATATTCAACGTACAGAAGTACAATATGCATGACGGTCCGGGAGTGCGAACTCTCGTCTTCTTTCAGGGATGCCCCTTGCGCTGTGAATGGTGCTCAAATCCCGAGGGACAGTATAAAAAATACCAGATCCTCTACAAAAAGGATCAATGCGTAAATTGCGGAACATGCGTGTCCGTTTGTCCTGCGGGCGTACATAAAATTAATGCAGCAGGAAAACATTTCATCGACCGCGATGTCGAGTGCATCGGCTGCCGCAAGTGTGAAGAAGCCTGCCTCAAAAACGCCATGGCAATCGTGGGTGAATCAAAGACCATCTCCGAGCTGCTCGATATAGTTGAGGAGGATCGTCCCTTTTACGAAACATCCGGTGGCGGTGTGACCCTAGGCGGCGGTGAGGTTCTGGCCCAACCCGAAGCTGCGGCCAGCCTGCTGCAGGCCTGCAAACAGAGGGGCATCAATACCGCTATTGAAACCTGCGGCTACGCCCGTCCCGAAGTGTTCGAAAAAGTTGCCGGCTATGTTGACCTCTTCCTTTTCGATGTCAAGCACATGAATTCAGAACGGCACCGAGAACTGACCGGTGTGCGTAATGAAATGATTCTCGGAAATCTGATCTGGCTCCTTGAGAACAGGTACAACGTAAAGATCAGGATGCCCATGCTCAAGGGCGTCAATGACGGTGAAGATGAAATTCGGCAATTGGTTGAGCTGCTCATGCCTTATCAGGATCTTAAGAATTTTAAGGGGGTGGATCTGCTTCCTTACCACAAGATGGGTGTGAACAAATATACCCAGCTTGGTTGGGAATATCCGGTGGAAGGAGATCCCAAATTGAGCGATGCCGACCTCGAACATATTGAACGGGTCATCAGCCAATACAATTTTCCGGTCTCGGTGGTCAGACACTAG
- the cutC gene encoding choline trimethylamine-lyase → MDLQSFSNKLAEATKNLTPEERASLKKIFEGVSAEVFKNKAEQPVAAAACVKTDGIPEGPTERHVKLKENFLKQVPSVSVHSARVMTEIARENPGLPAALLRGKSFRASCETAPLVIQDHELIVGAPTGAPRTASFSPEIAWRWMRDELDTIATRAQDPFYISEEDKKYMKEELFPFWENKSLDEYCEGQYREAGLWELSGESYVSDCSYHAVNGGGDSNPGYDVILMKKGMLDIIAEAQEHLDHLDYANPEDFDKIYYYKSVIDTAEGVIIYAKRMSEYAAELAAKETDPKRKAELLKISEVNARVPAHKPETFWEAIQAVWTVESLLVVEENQTGMSIGRVDQYMYPFFKADLEAGRMTEYEAFDLAGCMLIKMSEMMWLTSEDASKFFAGYQPFVNMCVGGVTREGFDATNDLTYLLMDAVRHVRIYQPSLATRVHTKSPHKYLKKIVDVIRSGMGFPAVHFDDAHIKMMLAKGVSVEDARDYCLMGCVEPQKSGRLYQWTSTGYTQWPICIELVLNHGVPLWYGKQVTPDMGPLEAYDTYDKFEAAVKEQIKYITKWTSVATVISQRVHREHAPKPLMSLMYEGTMESGRDVSAGGAMYNFGPGVVWSGLATYADSMAAIKKLVYDDKKYTLAQLNEALVAEFKGYDQIKADCLAAPKYGNDDDYADMIAADLVHFTEAEHRKYKTLYSVLSHGTLSISNNTPFGQLLGASANGRDAWMPLSDGISPTQGADYKGPTAIIKSVSKMANDMMNIGMVHNFKIMSGLLDTPEGENSIITLLRTANALGNGEMQFNYLDNETLLDAQKNPDKYRDLVVRVAGYSAFFVELCKDVQDEIISRTMLNEI, encoded by the coding sequence TTTTTCCAACAAGCTTGCTGAAGCTACCAAAAACCTTACCCCTGAGGAACGTGCCTCGCTCAAGAAGATTTTCGAAGGCGTATCCGCAGAGGTTTTTAAAAACAAGGCAGAGCAGCCTGTAGCCGCTGCTGCCTGCGTCAAGACCGACGGTATTCCCGAAGGTCCTACCGAGCGTCACGTTAAACTGAAAGAGAACTTTCTCAAACAGGTTCCTTCCGTCAGCGTACACAGTGCCCGTGTTATGACTGAGATTGCCAGAGAGAATCCCGGTCTGCCTGCAGCCCTCCTGCGCGGGAAAAGTTTCCGTGCCAGCTGCGAAACCGCACCTTTGGTAATTCAGGATCACGAACTTATCGTCGGTGCTCCCACCGGCGCCCCCCGCACCGCTTCTTTTTCTCCGGAAATCGCGTGGCGCTGGATGCGTGATGAGCTTGATACCATCGCTACCCGCGCTCAGGACCCATTTTATATTTCCGAAGAAGATAAGAAGTACATGAAGGAAGAACTTTTCCCCTTCTGGGAAAATAAATCCCTCGATGAATACTGCGAAGGCCAATATCGCGAAGCCGGACTCTGGGAACTTTCCGGTGAATCCTATGTTTCCGATTGTTCCTACCATGCTGTAAACGGCGGTGGCGATTCCAACCCCGGTTACGACGTTATCCTGATGAAAAAAGGCATGCTCGACATTATTGCCGAAGCTCAGGAACACCTTGACCATCTGGATTACGCCAACCCCGAAGATTTCGATAAGATTTACTACTACAAGTCTGTAATCGACACTGCAGAAGGTGTTATAATCTACGCCAAGCGTATGTCCGAATATGCAGCAGAATTGGCAGCCAAGGAAACCGATCCTAAACGCAAAGCCGAACTGCTCAAGATTTCCGAAGTCAACGCCCGTGTTCCCGCACATAAGCCCGAGACCTTCTGGGAAGCTATTCAGGCTGTCTGGACAGTTGAATCTCTGCTGGTTGTTGAAGAAAACCAGACCGGTATGTCCATCGGCCGTGTTGACCAGTACATGTATCCCTTCTTCAAGGCTGACCTCGAAGCAGGCCGCATGACCGAGTATGAAGCATTTGACCTTGCAGGGTGCATGCTCATCAAAATGTCCGAAATGATGTGGCTCACCAGCGAAGATGCTTCTAAATTTTTCGCCGGTTACCAGCCTTTCGTAAACATGTGCGTGGGCGGTGTGACCCGTGAAGGTTTTGATGCAACCAACGACCTGACATATCTGCTCATGGATGCGGTACGTCACGTGCGTATCTACCAGCCCTCACTGGCTACCCGTGTTCACACCAAGTCTCCCCATAAGTACCTGAAGAAGATTGTGGATGTTATCCGTTCCGGTATGGGCTTCCCCGCAGTTCATTTTGACGATGCCCATATCAAGATGATGCTTGCCAAGGGCGTTTCCGTAGAAGATGCCCGTGATTATTGCCTGATGGGTTGTGTTGAACCCCAGAAGTCTGGTCGTCTCTACCAGTGGACTTCCACCGGTTACACCCAGTGGCCTATCTGCATTGAGCTGGTCCTGAACCATGGTGTCCCCCTCTGGTACGGCAAGCAGGTTACCCCGGACATGGGGCCGCTTGAAGCTTACGATACTTATGACAAATTCGAAGCTGCCGTAAAAGAGCAGATCAAATACATTACCAAGTGGACCAGTGTCGCTACTGTCATTTCCCAGCGCGTTCATAGGGAACATGCTCCTAAACCTCTCATGTCCCTTATGTACGAAGGCACCATGGAGTCCGGCCGTGATGTTTCCGCAGGCGGCGCCATGTACAACTTCGGTCCCGGAGTTGTCTGGTCCGGTCTTGCAACTTACGCCGACTCCATGGCCGCCATTAAAAAGCTTGTTTACGATGACAAAAAGTACACCCTTGCCCAGCTCAACGAAGCTCTTGTTGCAGAATTCAAGGGTTACGACCAGATCAAGGCCGATTGCCTTGCTGCCCCCAAGTACGGCAACGACGATGACTACGCCGACATGATTGCTGCAGATCTGGTTCACTTCACCGAGGCCGAGCACCGCAAGTACAAGACCCTGTACTCCGTACTCAGCCACGGAACCCTGTCTATCTCCAACAACACCCCCTTCGGTCAGCTGCTTGGCGCATCCGCCAACGGTCGTGATGCATGGATGCCTCTTTCCGACGGAATCAGCCCGACTCAGGGTGCGGACTACAAAGGCCCGACCGCCATCATCAAGTCTGTTTCCAAGATGGCTAACGACATGATGAACATCGGCATGGTTCACAACTTCAAGATCATGTCCGGTCTGCTCGATACCCCCGAAGGCGAGAACAGCATCATTACCCTGCTGCGTACTGCTAACGCTCTGGGTAACGGTGAAATGCAGTTCAACTACCTCGATAACGAAACCCTGCTTGATGCGCAGAAGAATCCCGACAAGTACCGCGACCTCGTTGTTCGCGTGGCCGGTTACTCTGCATTCTTCGTAGAGCTTTGCAAGGATGTTCAGGACGAAATTATCAGCCGTACCATGCTGAATGAAATCTAA